Sequence from the Thermococcus nautili genome:
GTCACTGACCACCTGCGCCATATCACACCACCGCCGCTATCTCTACTATCAGCCCCACCTTCGGCTCAACGCGGAAGGGTATAATCTTCTGGAAGACGCCCTTGGCGTTGTTGTACTTGACTATGGTTGCGGAGTTCTTCAGGTCACCACCGAAGACCTTCACGCTCAGCCTTATGAGCATCGTCGAGGCCTCTTCAAGGACGAAGAGCGAGTCGCGGTCAATTTCCTCGGTGTTCGCGGTGAGTATAATCACCTTGTCAAGTGAGGCCATCTTCTTCACGTAGAGGAGGAAGTCCCTAACGGCAGACGGGTCCTGCTCGCGCGAGAGGAGGGATGAGAATGAATCGATTATCATGACGTCGGGCTCCCAGAGGCGGGGCTCACCAAAAAGCCTGCTCAGGAACTTTCTCTTCTCGCTCACACCGCTCAGGAGGGGATAGAGGGAGACGAATATGAGCTTCTTTCTGATTAGAAAAGGGATTATCCCATAGCCCAGGGACTCCATCTGCTTTATGTACTCAACGGTGGTGTACTGGCTTGAGATGTAGCTCGCGGTGTAGCCGTTCATGAGGAACCCGTAGAGGAGCCTCTGGACGAAGATGGACTTACCGCTACCCCTGTCACCCTCGACGAGCATAATCGTCCCGGCAGGGATTCCACCGCCGAGACGCCTGTGAAGCTCGTCGCCCTTGAGCTCTATCTTGAGCAGTTCCTCGACCAATGTGACCACCACCGTCTCGCTTTATTTTAGCCGGTCAGTGGCTCACGGAGCCGTGAATACAAGGCTCCTCTTGACCCCGTTCTCAAGGACAACAGTTATCGTGTAGGTCTGACCTGAAGTCAGAGCCGTATCCAGGGTTACCTTAATCACGCCAACCTGGTATGGCTGAAGGGAGGTTATGGTGTTCCCGCTGGTGTCCTCAAAGGAGAGCTGGCTCGCTGGAACGAGGTTCCCGTCTATGAACACCTGAACGGCATCGCTCGTGAAGGGGATTATCTCCTTGCCCACGTTCTTGATGTAAAACGTGTAGGTGTAGGGACCGGTTCCGCTTACGGGAATGT
This genomic interval carries:
- a CDS encoding ATPase domain-containing protein — protein: MVEELLKIELKGDELHRRLGGGIPAGTIMLVEGDRGSGKSIFVQRLLYGFLMNGYTASYISSQYTTVEYIKQMESLGYGIIPFLIRKKLIFVSLYPLLSGVSEKRKFLSRLFGEPRLWEPDVMIIDSFSSLLSREQDPSAVRDFLLYVKKMASLDKVIILTANTEEIDRDSLFVLEEASTMLIRLSVKVFGGDLKNSATIVKYNNAKGVFQKIIPFRVEPKVGLIVEIAAVV
- a CDS encoding flagellar protein G; protein product: MAAGGPASELIMFIVAILVAGSVAGALAYVTNDIAHGINDRGAMLADRLRTDFAIINDPNHIPVSGTGPYTYTFYIKNVGKEIIPFTSDAVQVFIDGNLVPASQLSFEDTSGNTITSLQPYQVGVIKVTLDTALTSGQTYTITVVLENGVKRSLVFTAP